In Malus sylvestris chromosome 16, drMalSylv7.2, whole genome shotgun sequence, the following are encoded in one genomic region:
- the LOC126608958 gene encoding uncharacterized protein LOC126608958, producing MAAVSNSLALTGSSLKPPQQYLGSVAPTNFSLTSKRIGKIQPPNSKRSISVQAAYSDGGRSNSSGIFVSGFVLGGLIVGTLGAVYAPQISKALAGADRKDLMRKLPKFIYDEDKALEKTRKILAEKIAQLNSAIDDVSGQLRSEDDPDEVSVNSEFEAVV from the exons ATGGCTGCTGTTTCCAATTCGCTGGCTCTTACAG GATCTTCTCTAAAACCACCACAACAGTATCTTGGGAGTGTGGCCCCGACAAACTTTTCACTCACTTCAAAACGTATTGGGAAAATTCAACCTCCCAACTCCAAGAGGTCTATCTCAGTTCAGGCTGCATATAG TGATGGTGGTAGGTCAAACAGTTCGGGTATCTTTGTTAGTGGCTTTGTTTTGGGAGGACTTATAGTTGGCACATTGGGCGCTGTCTATGCACCTCAG ATCAGTAAAGCACTGGCTGGAGCTGACCGAAAGGATCTGATGAGAAAATTGCCCAAGTTCATATATGATGAAGACAAAGCTTTGGAG AAAACACGAAAAATACTGGCTGAGAAGATAGCGCAGCTGAACTCTGCGATTGATGATGTTTCTGGTCAGCTCCGCTCAGAGGACGACCCAGATGAAGTATCTGTGAACTCAGAATTTGAGGCTGTCGTATGA